A segment of the Asterias amurensis chromosome 11, ASM3211899v1 genome:
cggatcgtacccgccctctcgtgacgcattttcgcaaaacgaggtcgggtaattttcaattattgttggcagaggagtaacacgtacagtagatagggactctaaaattacggtaagaatttatcatttttaacaatttttgagattgcggagtggattctctggtcgaaagattacacattgatacatcaaaggacacatagagcctaattttggcgagattaaaaaaaaaaaaatgagagatTACTGATtacaaaattcattgaaccatgggtcgtttaACGCGTgagtgagagatataaacctatgaggttacgggagatgATAGccagacgaaaccgaaatagttctaggagtagggtggatcatcatggaggtagaacggGTGaatgtactcctagaactagccctatttcggtttcgtccggctatcgtctcccgtaactaaatagccggacgaaaccgaaatagttctaggagtagggtgGACTGGATGGTGGCCGAGAGGACTTTTTGCCCGATGCacttactttttaatgtttttaaaaattagtgAGATGTTTATTATGAAACTTTCTTTGAAAGAAACAATCCTAACTATTTGCATTGACTTAAAAACACGTACCTTAAATTCCTTTGCGTAATCTacaaatcttgaatgcgccttTAAGTGTTATAAGGTCAACCTCACAcaccaaaaaaaaccaaactatTGACTTGGTTGAAGTTGTTGCGCGGTGTTGTAAGAAAACGGGGATTTTTTTTGCACGAAATATAAATTTAGAAAATAGCGCCACCATGTGTATTGCTGATGCCATGTTATGGAAAGCCCAAGGAACATAACACACAAATTTCACCACCTCCGGCTTGCTTCACAACCGCTGCCAGATGGAGTGGGTAATCTGCTGCAGTTTTACAGGGCTTTAACGCGGTTTTAATTTATCAAGTTTTCAGTCCATTTTTTAGGCCACTAAAATGGTTGTTATGGAACATGACCAGCAAAATAACTACATATATTTTGTATAGGAACAGAGTACGTTTTGTTTGCATCATTTATTACATTTTTGGGGCTCCATAAGTTTTCTACAactaggcccttttcgaaaccacggctccAGCTCCAGATTAGGCTTAGGCTTGGCCCCGCGATACGTGCTCAGCAGACTTGGCTTCAGATGAGATAACGGAgactgaagccgaatccaaagccgagaCCGTATGTTCGAAAAGGCCTGTTACAGTCACGCATATTGCAAGAAATGCTGGCGGTAGTGTCGGCTGCATGGAGCGTTAGTCGACCTGTTAGACAACAGCAATAACACTCATTTATTTCAACAAGCAGTACTCTTTCTGATATCTCCAGTCATTCACCAACTAAGGACGAATTCAGCACGtgagaataaaaaataattggtCTAATCATGGAGGTGGtagacatttttattttttattctctaCCTACGCTCCATGATGATGATCATGCATGGGACTTTTATGTCATTTGATTTTGATGAATTGATGGTCTGAATGAAtcattaacaaaaataacaacatggTTTGAACTTTATCATATAATCAAAATCATTGAATGATTTTGATTATATGATAAAGTTCAAAccatgttgttatttttgttaactgtattgtaataataattatattgttatGTTAATTAAAACTAATATGTAAATCAACAGgtagtttgtttacaattttgggAAATGTCCATATCCCAAgaactttttcatttgtttgattCTTCTATTCTAGCATGTCTAGCtagtaacaattataatttattcaAAGTCAAATGAAGTAAATGGGACGTTTTCAACATTCCTTTTGTttggtaaaatcaaaattaaaagtgAGTGAAAAATAGATTCAGTAATTGGgacgctgtactccttttttcgaaatgttgacattcttcgagaatgtcaaaatttcgaaaaaaggagtacagtacagcgccccagttactgggtctaactaagtgaaaaagtggtggcaggatacggaaatcttTCTCGCTGGATTGCAGAGTATACTCTTCAAGCGATCCAAACTGACGTGATCTTGATAGTAGAACTAGAagttttagaaccaacactccacaaacaaaagagattttacacgtGGTTGTACAGTGTACAAGCAGGTTTCCTTATAATAATAGATAATTCTTACtactagaactatgaggtttgtgGAATCGTATATCGTTAACGAAGCGAACCTCATATTTCTAAAGAAGTAGATTCTTATCTTTTCTTgatctactcctagaactatgtaGTATGATGATGAGGGTCGTTACATGTATGCTAAAGACGAAAGCGAAACGTGCCTCTTATCAtcgtagttctaggagtagtccTACCTTGTAGATACTACTAGGAATTGCTAATTTTGtcaaaactattattatttttattctcTTGACCTTTCTAGTAAGTGAAGATGATGTTTGACGACTATGATGTggattatgatgatgatgacattGATGATGAGTTTCTGTACGATGCTGGCTCGGACGACGACGAATATTTCATGACTAGGAACGGAGAGCTGGTTTATGCTGGCGATGTCTATGAAGACTACTATGAATATGCCAATCATTTCGCAAAGAGCTCTCACTATTCGAAAAATGATTACTACAAAATGGAGGAGGCAAAGGTGAGTTTATTCGCCGCAATCCCGTTGATGATTGGTTTTTAACCTTGCCAGTATGCTTAAAAACCaccagggcttgtagctcaaaatgtttactggaccagaatttcaTTTAACAAGACCGAACTCAAAAGGAGTTAAACTAGGACAAGATCTTGATACATGTAGATCTTAATTGTCTTATGAAAGCGTACTTTGAATTGATATTCAAGAGAACTGAAAGATATATTCAGATTTTGTTCAAAAAGGTTTCACAATGAGGTAGcccattatttattattgaacGGAAACAGTAAGACCATCTGACTTGACAAGTCGGGAGTTTGAGTTCACTACCCATCCCTAAAATCTCTTGCCTCTGGCCTGAGGTGTCTCCTTTGTGtcaaagggcaccctgtgaggaaatagtaaatttctacttgagcaattgaagggcaccaaggcaatgaccatgggggcatggaggcaatcgcttttgttgcctctgtggtgacgtatcaggcctgacctttaaaggcagtggatacatttgataattgtcaaagacaagtcttctcacttggtgcatctcaacatatgcataaaataacaaacctgtggaaaatttgagctcaattggtcgtcgatgtgTGGGATAATAGtgaatgaaaaacacccttgtcacacgaagttgtgtgctttcagatacttgatttcaaaaccacaaattctaaacttgaggtgtcgaaaccaaattcgtggaaatttacttctttctcgaaaattacatcacttcagagggagctgtttctcacaatgttttatattatcaatagcttcccattactcatgaccaaagtaaggttttatgctaataattatttttagtaattaccaatagtgtctactgccttaaaGAAGACCCATCCAATTAAAATccaaaaatatgtttaaatGTTTGGTTATGTAAGAGGATTGTACTTGTAAACTaaacttttaaataaaaaaccttaACATTGAAGTTATTACGTCCTGACTGCTGATAAAGTTTTCCATTTATGAAACAATGTTGTCCTATTCCTGATAGCAAATTGTAGTTGGGTCTTAACTCTTAATTTCTGCTGCCTtgcattaaataaaacaaaacaatgtctgCTGTTTCCTCAAGATCTTCCTCAAATCAAGGACAATTTTAGTTTTAGAAAAGGAACATCTGTTGCTTCAACTCTTATTAACACTCGTAATTATTTTCAATTTGCAGAATGAACTTGAGACCAACAATAAGCTTCTCGTCGGTGATCGCATGTCATGTTTTCTTAACAACCCTAAGCACAGTGACGTGACGCTGAAAGTCGGCCGTACTGTTTATCACGCCCACAAGATAATTCTTTGTTCCTGGAGCGAGGTGTTTCGGAAAATGTTCATCGATCCTTTGTGGTCCAGTCCAAGGAAAGGTGAAACCAACAGGCCGGAGCCTCAACAGCAGGTGCTCGTCGAGCCAGATGAATGCGTCAAGGTCTTCAAGGACTTCTTGAAGTTCATGTACACAGAGACGGTAGAGATGAGCACAGAGAGAGTGTATCCCATCCTCACACTGGCGGATAAGTACATGGTTCAAGATTTGCGTGATGCCTGCGAAGACTTTCTTCTGGAAGAAGTTGCTCACATCAGTGGGGAGGAAGCCTTGAAATTGTACGCAGAAGCAGAGAGACTTGGATTGGAAAGAGTCCAAGACCAATCAATAAAGGTTTTAGAAGCTAATATCGGCTACCTACCAGAGAGCTGCATACAGAGTATGAATGCTAATCTCCTCATCAGGTTACTTCAGAGCTCAAAGCTGCTAGTTGAAGACGAGCATGCCGTGTGTGAGCTTGCTGTGCAGTGGCTTAGCGTCGAGGGAGAACAAGCGGAGCGAAAGGTACACGCAGAGGAAATCTTATCGCTGATCCGCTTTCCGCACATGCCATCTAAAAAACTCAAGAGCATTCTTGATTCATCACTACCACAGGATATGGAGAATGCCTACAACTCCAAGTTGACGGAAATGATTTACAAAGCATTTGAATGGCGGGCCCTAGTCGCAGAGGAGGCGTACACAGCCATGGAAGATGATTTCGTGGAGCCGCGCATATATCTGAATCAGGCCTTTTCACTTCACAACAAGGGTTTCTCAAGCATGACCCAAAGTGATGGTGAAAAGTTTCGGAAACTGACACTCTACACCGAAGAACAAGACGATTACTACCACTCTAAACTCACCTTCCGTGCTTCCTCAGCGACCGACAAAAACATCTACAAGTTTGGTAAAAGTTCCTGGGAGGTGAGTGCCTATTCCTCCAAGGAATGCGATGCCTGGAACATTAACTACACCATCCGAACGAGTCAAGAGCTTGGACAGCCGTACAGAGTAGCAGTCTTAACTCGCCTGACTGATGAAGGCCAGGACCCCATAGTAACCATACACGATGGAAACACCAAGGAGAAGTTCACGCTTACTGTTTCCTCAGCTCTGCTTAAACTCAACGAGATGCCCATCAAAGTGTGGACCAAGATGGCGATTTTCATAGGGAGGAAGAAGAGTGATCCAAACGCACACATACACGTTGACTGAAGGGCCATATTATCAGAGATTTTCAACTCCTTTTCAAATAGTTGGATTGAGCAAACAATACAAGTCTAAGGTCGTGTGcgaaacgacggcttcggctacagctacgacgCACACTTCTGCCTAttcaacactggcagatgcGCTGGTCTAGCCATAACTGAAGCCAAGTCGCTGTTTCGgacacagttttttttctttctgattaTGCCATGAAGTTAAATGGAATGTCCAAGCCGTACATTTATGATGAAAAAGATGTGTTTGtttatgtgggggggggggttgatgttGGACTAATGTATTAATCTCAAAGCATCATCATAATTAGGTTCTTTtggatcttaaaaaaaaaagatttttcaAAGTTTACCTTCAATCTACTAACTGGTATGAAGAaataaaatttacattaaaGAACCTATTAAATCAATTGGAGGTATTCTTGAAGATTTTTGGGGAAATGGTAAACACATAATTTGGTCATTTAAAATGTTCTTGGCAGAAAGAGGGTATTAACCAAAATACCATTGAAAAAAGAAGTGTTTGTGGCAGGTTCGTGGCTCATTTTTGCTAGTCACATTCATCTGCGCAAATTTATTTCTTGCTAAGGATTTCTTTGTAACTTGCTGTGACCAGACACTGACataacaacccccccccccttgtattTTTAGGGCCATGTCGCATGAGCCAATTTAAAGGCAAGCAGTTCAAAGCAATCTCCATAAAGACAAATTGTTTCAATTCCATTTTCACATAAGTTTTTTATGGGAATAGGTAAGATATTGTTACATGTAGAAGACTAACTCATTTTCCTTTTGCATGCAGTGTAATTGGTTACCTCTAAAGTtgccaggggttgatttcacacagATAGtgctaacttaagactagtcctaggagatattaaaaaacttaAGGGTAGCCCTAAGTTAGCGCCAGTAACTTgttctaacttgagataagaatACTCAAaactctgtgtgaaatccacccctgtaaaagcaaattgccttgtgtgacgaGACCCATACAGTAAAGGCTTCTAAGTTCATTTAAAGTCCAAACTATGAATGTATCAACTTTTTACATGATAGTTAGGAATGTtcttaacatttgttttctattgaAGTTATAAAAGTGAAGATCGCCAGAGTGTTGGTAAAGTTAACTTTAATCCAGTATACTGTAGACATTTGTAATTTGTAAGAATACATTTGTAATGTGGGTCCATAGAAGACCAGATGGAAAGAGTTTTGAAGAAGTTTAAATCATAAAAACTGCTTTATTGATCAGGTTTCATTTCACATTCTTTTATGTCAAAAATTCTAAAAGATTTTTGATTTCAGAGCGTtgtaaaagccattggacactttcggcacagaatttttttttaaagttcacagatttacaaaacaCTTACattgtttacagaaggtaatggtgaaagacttctcttgaagtattattccatgatatgctttactttttgagaaaacattaaagcaacatcaattctcgataccagaacattacggatttattttaaacacatgtcatgacacggcgaaacgtgcggaaacaagggtgggttttcacatgattttctcccgactccgatgaccgattttgcctaaattttcacaggtttgttgttttatatatagaagttgtgatacacgaagtgtgggccttggacattactgttaaccaaaagtgtccaatggctttaaagactaTTTGCATAAATATGTATCAAATctcagcaccccccccccccaaataatgAGGTTTAAAAAAAGGCAGTTGTACTTGGTGTATACAAACTTCTATGCCCTCAGATAAAGcgctgttaaaaaaaacctaaatctTCATCTTCTATTCCATActaatatttcatttcatttgatatgatttTGATATGATTGATATCTTGTTTTATTCCAGGACGGACGgaacccgcccccccccccccccccccccattacccTGGGAAAGGGTTAcaacaatgtttaaaataatgcATATTGCGGTTTTATTGTGATGGATGAGTTAGTAAAAAGCACCCATGTTAAACTGATTATCTAAAACAcgaatttcattttaaaggcagttggacacaattggtaattactcataataattattagcataaaaccttacttgataacgagtaatggagagctgttgatagtatataacattgttagaaacagctccctctgaagtaatgttggtttcaagaaagaagtaattttccaaaaatttgatgTCGTGAccacagaattagattttgagacctcgaaaatcaagcatctgaaaagcatgcaacttcgtgtgacatgggtgttttttctttcattattatctcacaactttgacgaccaattgagctccaattttcacaggttgttggTTTATACatatgtgagaagactggtctttgacaattaccaaattaccaacagtgtccagtgtcttaaactcAGATCAATTATTATAAAGTGTGGATACCGTTTGATTTGGCTGTACACAGACAATTTACACAAACCTTCAGTTTCATTGTTAGTATTCTGTCACCATCTCAAAACTCATTGTTCATGATGAGTTTGAATTCATTTTTACATTGTTATTGTATCTTTAAACTTTTATTAAATGGGATCATGGTATTATAGTATGATGTCTGTCACCTAATGATTTGTTTCTGGTTGAAGTTGAATAAAAGCTCAAATTGTAGCCCAATACTGATAGCctcttctgtgttttttttatggttcaagtttgaaattaaaatttgagAGAATAAAGCCATCACACTCACAGCTGCAAAAtgcctttaaatataatttgGTTCACGAAGGGCCAAGGCGGCCACTAGGATTCTAAACATTAAACgtgttttcaaatgttttgggtttttgtcCCATTAATTTTTGCGAAacagaaaaaccaaaaacaactcCACAACACAGGCCAACATGGACAAaggacaaacaaaatgaaaggaCAAGTGAAGATTAGAGCCTATTATACAGTTTTCTCTACTCTTATCAAATGCTAGTcctgcataaaaaataaaaaattaaaactgttttccAAAAGTTAACTAATTTTGTTCAACCagaaaattataaaacaacagTTTAGGATGTCACCTAAGTTGATACCTTACATATTTTAGACCTTTGACTGAGAGATGCTAAGCCTCATTCTTACTTATTATATTAAACCTAATAGTTTGAGGTTGAATTTGATGGAGTTGCTAGTACAAAACTGCCCATTGTCagccagggcctaatttcatagagctgcttagcacaaaaatttgcttagcatgaaatttttgccttgataaaaaaaaagaattgcaaCCAATGATTTTCAAGAttagcaaacatcagctgaattcCAGTAATAagcacaaatcaacaaatggaaatttggttggtaatcttgtcataatcaaggaagaaatttcatgctaagcaaatttttgtgattGGCAGATCTATTGGTGCTCATTTCATGCACAATGCATTGTGCACTAACATTATTCGGTCAACATAGTGAGCTTCTTGTTGTCAATGGAGGGCGCAGTTCAAAATTACCGGTTGTTGACTATCGACTCGACTGGACTCGCGCCACCGTCGATGAATTGATCGCGTGCAGATCGTCGGGCGGGATTTACAATTTACAACAGCGGGAAGGTATGATTCTGTGTACTGTTTTACTGATTTTACATTTCACAACATTATGTTTAAGTGTGACCACAGGTGAAATGAGATATAGATGTAAGTGAAGATGTAGATTATAATTCTTGTATgattttgccccccccccatgaatcggtccaatccactcgtTACCGTGACCTTGTTGATGATCAGatgatacggagtggattggccCTTTGCGTGGACCGCCGATATGACatgtaaatattaaaataatggcAGCTTGGGAATTGTTCAACGGTTAGTACGTTGCAATATTTGTAATCCTCCATCGCAACTAGAGAAGGGTTGGTAGCCCGAATGTAAGGTTAGGTTGGGCCATTTTATTCAAATAGACTGAATTCCGTGGATTGAACCACGTCACTCGTTCGTACCACGAAGACGAAGTGACCTgtcaaaaatcacaatttttcgcaatattttaattttaaattaatatacaCATTTCTCTTTGTCAAATCAAACTTTAACTCCTAGTGCTAATGTTTACTATGATATgattaaaaataaacacaataacAAGGTAGACCCAGTAGCTGAGGCGCAGTGTTAGAGGTTGCGTTCGGCTATCGTACGGCAGCTATACTCGATAGCCGAACGAAACCtcgtagttctaggagtagggctctgtatagccccacttgtgtggccaaggctagctgaatcattacagctagccttggccacacaagtggggctagccTCTGTACTCCTTTTTGGACTAGCAATAatgacaaaaattgaaaaaaagagtacagcgccccagttactgggtctagtacAAAAGTAGTATgaccaataatgacaacatttcaaaaaacatGAGTGCAGTGCCCCAGTTACTTGGTCTAACAACAAAGTAACTAAAATGCATTCAGTTAATCACCTCCCAATCAAGCTTATTGGTGGAATGGTTGCGTTGTTCATTTACAACTTAAAGAGAGGAAACTTTTAATGTAGgaaatctgtttttgttttgcagatATTTTGCTTCCAGTCTCAGCTGACATATCAGTCAGTGCCAAAGAGTGCAAGACGCTTTATTAAACGATGGAAGAGAAGCACAGAGGAACCCAGAATGGTAGAGCTGGCTCAGTAACATTAGATCTCTCCTCCACAAATCTATCTTCTTTCGAGATAAGCAAGTCAGATTTGGCCTCTTGCACAACTCTCATTCTGAATTACAATGAAATCTGTGAGCTGCCAGCTGATATTGGAGATACCCTTCACAGTCTTAACAGTCTGTTACTCATTGGTAATCAGTTAAAGGAGCTGCCTGAATCCCTTGGAAAACTTGTGAGTCTCAAGGAGCTCAACCTGTCTGAAAACTGCCTGATATCTCTGCCCAAGACACTGGGTTGTCTTACGCATCTAGCAATCCTCAAGTTGGTCGGAAATGAGGTGAAGAATCTCCCGGAGGGATTTGGAGGACTCAAGTCTCTGAGGAGTCTAGAACTTGATGAGAACTCTCTGACATCACTGCCAGAATCGTTTGGACTCCTGGAGAGTTTAGAGGTTCTGGAGGCCTGCAACAATGCACTGGTGGAGCTCCCAACAAGCTTTGGAAATCTAAGACATTTACAGATACTTAACCTGAGCAATAACTGTTTAGAGGCCCTGCCTGATTCATTCGGGTCATTGCAGTGCCTTAAAATGGTGGATTTATCTGGGAATAAAATTAAGGCTCTAATGCCCCAGTTTGAGTCTTGCCACTGTCTTGAGAAGCTCTATCTCACAGGGAACAGATTAACTGTTCTTCCTGTTTGGATCGGGGAGCTTCCTAAACTACAGGAATTGAGTCTAAGAGATAACCAGTTGGAGCACAAAGCTTTACCGGAATCATTTGGGGAGACGAGCAGAAACACCCTTAGACACCTGGACATTTCAGGGAATTTTCAGACTGAACTTCCATCAACGCTAGGGCTTCTTGTCCACCTGGATTTCTTGCACATGGGCAGCGTGATCGGAGAACTGGAGCgtcaaaactttcagaatgGAAACTGGATCGCGAGGTTCCCGGAAAACTTCGGAAACCTGCAACTATTGCGAGAACTTCATGCCGAGGAAAATCAGTTGAACTGCCTTCCAGAGAATTTTGGAGACCTTGCGTCTTTAGAGTTCCTAGACTTGGGCCAGAACATGCTGAGGCAGCTTCCAGAGTCTTTCTGCGAGCTGAAAAGTCTACAAGTTTGCCTGCTCTCCAAGAATCACATAGAGTGCCTTCCAGAGGAGTTTGGAAAACTGGGTGGACTTCAAGTTATCCGACTCGACTGTAATAAAGTATGGTGACTACTTACCTAGTTTCATAACTCATTCAAACTTGAAGTACATACACAATGTCAAGATgggat
Coding sequences within it:
- the LOC139944476 gene encoding galectin-3-binding protein-like, giving the protein MMFDDYDVDYDDDDIDDEFLYDAGSDDDEYFMTRNGELVYAGDVYEDYYEYANHFAKSSHYSKNDYYKMEEAKNELETNNKLLVGDRMSCFLNNPKHSDVTLKVGRTVYHAHKIILCSWSEVFRKMFIDPLWSSPRKGETNRPEPQQQVLVEPDECVKVFKDFLKFMYTETVEMSTERVYPILTLADKYMVQDLRDACEDFLLEEVAHISGEEALKLYAEAERLGLERVQDQSIKVLEANIGYLPESCIQSMNANLLIRLLQSSKLLVEDEHAVCELAVQWLSVEGEQAERKVHAEEILSLIRFPHMPSKKLKSILDSSLPQDMENAYNSKLTEMIYKAFEWRALVAEEAYTAMEDDFVEPRIYLNQAFSLHNKGFSSMTQSDGEKFRKLTLYTEEQDDYYHSKLTFRASSATDKNIYKFGKSSWEVSAYSSKECDAWNINYTIRTSQELGQPYRVAVLTRLTDEGQDPIVTIHDGNTKEKFTLTVSSALLKLNEMPIKVWTKMAIFIGRKKSDPNAHIHVD
- the LOC139944527 gene encoding uncharacterized protein; this translates as MEEKHRGTQNGRAGSVTLDLSSTNLSSFEISKSDLASCTTLILNYNEICELPADIGDTLHSLNSLLLIGNQLKELPESLGKLVSLKELNLSENCLISLPKTLGCLTHLAILKLVGNEVKNLPEGFGGLKSLRSLELDENSLTSLPESFGLLESLEVLEACNNALVELPTSFGNLRHLQILNLSNNCLEALPDSFGSLQCLKMVDLSGNKIKALMPQFESCHCLEKLYLTGNRLTVLPVWIGELPKLQELSLRDNQLEHKALPESFGETSRNTLRHLDISGNFQTELPSTLGLLVHLDFLHMGSVIGELERQNFQNGNWIARFPENFGNLQLLRELHAEENQLNCLPENFGDLASLEFLDLGQNMLRQLPESFCELKSLQVCLLSKNHIECLPEEFGKLGGLQVIRLDCNKLTDLPESFMELTNIELLDLFDNQLTRIPSVLKYLTKLTRLDLDLNKFDMPALSVPNLTRPNQYPSGKSATSDNWRTRARADEVAIAEQQSAEVVLDEMSSQNSINTVLNNSIISQALRNKASIWQSHEGTKIRESRTDTILLEKRMSRRHQKYSYSSDDNSEDPNELDDCSSDGSHDEQGTGSNIVPQEEIEKAEENWDEDLIDISCFGSDRLYRHPQDMDKTVDANSCFVFTPSDEHVPNLPNASINDDAEDGQFDDAD